The following coding sequences lie in one Sinorhizobium fredii USDA 257 genomic window:
- the putA gene encoding trifunctional transcriptional regulator/proline dehydrogenase/L-glutamate gamma-semialdehyde dehydrogenase: protein MSQTQLQKPTVTTDAAPVPFTDFAPPIRPPSTLRQAITAAYRRPETECLPPLVEAAALPRETQDAAARTARKLVEALRAKHSGSGVEGLVQEYSLSSQEGVALMCLAEALLRIPDTATRDALIRDKIADGNWKSHLGGGRSLFVNAATWGLVVTGKLTSTVNDRSLAAALTRLISRCGEPVIRRGVDMAMRMMGEQFVTGETIDEALRRSRALEQKGFRYSYDMLGEAATTAADAKRYYKDYENAIHAIGKASDGRGIYEGPGISIKLSALHPRYSRSQAGRVMSELLPKVKALAFIAKTYDIGLNIDAEEADRLELSLDLLEDLCLDKDLADWNGLGFVVQAYGKRCPFVLDFLIDLARRAGRRIMVRLVKGAYWDAEIKRAQLDGLEDFPVFTRKIHTDVSYVACARKLLSATDVVFPQFATHNAQTLATIYHMAGKDFHVGKYEFQCLHGMGEPLYEEVVGRENLGRPCRIYAPVGTHETLLAYLVRRLLENGANSSFVHRIADPNVSIDELVTDPVEIVRAMPVVGAKHEKIALPAELFGAARTNSAGLDLSNEAALASLTETLKASATIAWTAAPQLAAGSADGETRPVANPGDHRDVVGSVAETSEEDARRAARLAAEAVPSWAAVPPAERAACLDRAADLMQARMPTLLGLIVREAGKSLLNAIAEVREAIDFLRYYAEQTRRTLGPGHKALGPVVCISPWNFPLAIFTGQVAAALVAGNPVLAKPAEETPLIAAEGVRLLHEAGVPASALQFLPGEGRVGAALVAAPETAGVMFTGSTEVARHIQAQLAERLSPAGRPIPLIAETGGQNAMIVDSSALAEQVVGDVIASAFDSAGQRCSALRVLCLQEDIADRTLTMLKGALHELDIGRTDRLSVDVGPVISAEAKDIIEKHIERMRGLGRKVEQIGLAAETEKGTFVPPTIIELEKLSDLQREVFGPVLHVIRYRRDALDRLVDDINATGYGLTFGLHTRLDETIAHVTSRIKAGNLYVNRNIIGAVVGVQPFGGRGLSGTGPKAGGPLYLGRLVTTAPVPPQHSSVHTDPTLLDFAKWLDGKGATAEAEAARNAGSTSALGMDLELPGPVGERNLYALHPRGRILAVPATESGLYHQLAAALATGNSVVVDAASGLQATLKNLPHSVALRVSWSKDWTADGPFAGALVEGDAERIREVNKAIAALPGPLLLVQAASGEEIARNPDAYCLNWLVEEVSTSINTAAAGGNASLMAIG, encoded by the coding sequence ATGAGCCAGACCCAGCTTCAAAAACCAACCGTCACAACCGACGCCGCCCCTGTGCCGTTTACCGACTTCGCGCCGCCGATTCGGCCCCCGAGCACGCTACGCCAGGCGATCACGGCCGCCTATCGCCGGCCCGAGACGGAATGCCTGCCGCCGCTCGTCGAGGCCGCAGCGCTGCCCCGGGAAACGCAGGACGCCGCCGCTAGGACCGCCCGCAAGCTGGTCGAGGCGCTGCGTGCCAAGCATTCAGGTTCAGGCGTTGAAGGATTGGTGCAGGAATACTCGCTTTCGAGCCAGGAAGGCGTGGCGCTGATGTGCCTTGCCGAAGCGCTCTTGCGCATTCCGGACACGGCAACCCGTGACGCACTGATCCGCGACAAGATTGCCGACGGCAATTGGAAGTCGCATCTCGGCGGCGGCCGCTCGCTCTTCGTCAACGCCGCCACCTGGGGCCTGGTGGTCACCGGCAAGCTGACCTCAACAGTCAACGACCGCAGCCTCGCCGCGGCACTGACGCGGCTGATCTCCCGCTGCGGCGAGCCGGTGATCCGCCGCGGCGTCGATATGGCGATGCGGATGATGGGCGAACAGTTCGTCACCGGCGAGACGATCGACGAGGCGCTGCGTCGCTCGCGCGCACTCGAACAGAAGGGCTTTCGCTATTCCTACGACATGCTTGGCGAAGCGGCGACAACCGCCGCCGACGCGAAGCGCTACTACAAGGACTATGAGAACGCCATTCACGCCATCGGCAAGGCTTCGGACGGGCGTGGCATCTATGAAGGCCCCGGCATCTCCATCAAGCTCTCGGCCCTGCACCCGCGCTATTCGCGTTCGCAGGCAGGGCGGGTGATGAGCGAACTGCTGCCAAAGGTGAAGGCCCTCGCCTTCATCGCCAAGACATACGATATCGGTCTCAACATCGACGCCGAAGAGGCCGACCGGCTGGAACTGTCGCTCGATCTTCTGGAGGACCTCTGCCTCGACAAGGATCTCGCCGACTGGAACGGCTTGGGATTCGTCGTGCAGGCCTATGGCAAGCGCTGCCCCTTCGTGCTCGACTTCCTCATCGATCTGGCTCGGCGGGCCGGCCGGCGCATCATGGTCAGGCTCGTCAAGGGCGCCTATTGGGACGCCGAGATCAAACGCGCGCAGCTCGACGGGCTGGAGGACTTTCCTGTCTTCACCCGCAAGATCCACACCGACGTCTCCTATGTCGCCTGTGCCCGCAAGCTGCTTTCGGCGACCGACGTGGTCTTCCCGCAATTCGCCACCCACAATGCCCAGACGCTTGCCACCATCTACCACATGGCCGGCAAGGACTTTCACGTCGGCAAATACGAGTTCCAGTGCCTGCACGGCATGGGCGAGCCGCTCTATGAAGAAGTGGTCGGTCGCGAGAATCTCGGCCGCCCCTGCCGTATCTATGCGCCGGTCGGCACGCACGAAACGCTGCTTGCTTATCTCGTCCGCCGCCTGCTCGAGAACGGTGCCAATTCCTCCTTCGTGCATCGCATCGCCGATCCTAACGTCTCGATCGACGAACTGGTCACCGATCCGGTGGAAATCGTCCGCGCCATGCCGGTCGTCGGCGCGAAGCACGAGAAAATAGCGCTGCCGGCCGAGCTCTTCGGCGCTGCGCGCACGAATTCCGCCGGCCTCGATCTTTCCAACGAGGCGGCGCTCGCCTCCCTGACCGAGACGCTCAAGGCAAGCGCCACCATCGCCTGGACGGCAGCACCGCAACTCGCCGCCGGCTCGGCTGACGGCGAAACGCGCCCCGTCGCGAACCCGGGCGACCATCGCGACGTCGTCGGCTCGGTCGCCGAGACTTCTGAAGAGGATGCTCGACGGGCCGCTCGCCTTGCCGCCGAAGCGGTCCCGAGCTGGGCTGCCGTTCCCCCGGCCGAACGGGCCGCCTGCCTTGACCGCGCCGCCGATCTGATGCAGGCGCGCATGCCGACGCTTCTCGGGCTGATCGTCCGCGAGGCGGGCAAGTCGTTGCTGAACGCCATTGCCGAGGTGCGCGAGGCGATCGATTTCCTGCGCTACTACGCCGAACAGACGCGCCGCACCCTCGGTCCGGGCCATAAGGCGCTCGGCCCCGTCGTCTGCATCAGCCCGTGGAACTTCCCGCTGGCCATCTTCACCGGCCAGGTCGCCGCCGCCCTTGTCGCCGGCAATCCTGTGCTTGCCAAGCCGGCCGAAGAAACGCCGCTGATCGCCGCCGAAGGCGTGCGCCTCCTGCACGAGGCCGGTGTTCCGGCAAGTGCGCTGCAGTTCCTGCCGGGCGAGGGCCGGGTCGGCGCCGCACTGGTTGCGGCGCCCGAGACGGCGGGCGTGATGTTCACCGGCTCTACGGAGGTGGCGCGGCACATTCAGGCACAGCTCGCCGAGCGGCTCTCGCCCGCCGGCCGGCCGATCCCGCTGATTGCCGAAACCGGCGGCCAGAACGCGATGATCGTCGATTCCTCGGCGCTTGCCGAACAGGTCGTCGGCGACGTCATCGCTTCCGCCTTCGACAGCGCCGGCCAGCGCTGCTCGGCGCTGCGGGTGCTCTGTCTGCAGGAGGATATCGCCGATCGTACCCTGACAATGCTGAAGGGCGCGTTGCACGAATTGGATATCGGTCGCACTGACCGTCTTTCAGTGGATGTCGGCCCGGTCATTTCGGCCGAGGCGAAGGACATCATCGAGAAACACATCGAGCGGATGCGCGGACTTGGCCGCAAGGTGGAGCAGATCGGCCTTGCCGCCGAGACGGAAAAGGGCACCTTCGTGCCGCCGACGATCATCGAGCTGGAGAAGCTCTCCGATCTGCAGCGCGAGGTCTTCGGGCCGGTGCTGCACGTCATCCGCTACCGCCGCGACGCTCTCGACCGACTGGTCGACGACATCAACGCCACCGGTTATGGGCTGACCTTCGGCTTGCACACGCGCCTCGACGAGACGATCGCCCATGTGACGAGCCGCATCAAGGCCGGCAACCTCTATGTCAACCGCAACATCATCGGCGCGGTGGTGGGCGTGCAGCCCTTCGGCGGCCGCGGCCTTTCCGGCACCGGACCGAAGGCCGGCGGGCCGCTCTATCTCGGCCGGCTGGTAACGACCGCCCCGGTGCCGCCGCAGCACAGCTCGGTGCATACCGACCCGACGCTGCTCGATTTCGCCAAGTGGCTCGACGGCAAGGGCGCCACGGCGGAGGCGGAAGCCGCACGCAATGCCGGCAGCACCTCGGCGCTCGGAATGGATCTGGAACTCCCCGGGCCCGTCGGCGAGCGCAATCTCTATGCGCTGCATCCGCGCGGCCGCATCCTCGCGGTGCCGGCGACAGAGAGCGGGCTCTACCACCAGCTCGCCGCGGCGCTCGCAACCGGCAACAGCGTCGTCGTCGATGCGGCCTCCGGCCTGCAGGCCACGCTGAAAAACCTGCCGCACAGCGTCGCGCTGCGCGTCTCCTGGTCGAAGGACTGGACGGCCGACGGCCCCTTTGCCGGCGCGCTCGTCGAAGGCGATGCCGAACGCATCCGCGAGGTTAACAAGGCGATCGCCGCCTTGCCGGGTCCGCTCCTGCTGGTCCAGGCCGCATCGGGCGAGGAAATCGCCCGCAATCCGGATGCCTATTGCCTGAACTGGCTGGTCGAGGAGGTTTCCACCTCGATCAACACCGCCGCCGCCGGCGGCAATGCCAGCCTGATGGCGATCGGCTGA